Proteins co-encoded in one Brassica oleracea var. oleracea cultivar TO1000 chromosome C4, BOL, whole genome shotgun sequence genomic window:
- the LOC106343056 gene encoding uncharacterized protein LOC106343056 codes for MKQDMKALITNLPKIWKLEDHVVGTDLGFGKFQFVFEKEEDMDGVLNFQPFHFDYWMLCLANWQPKKSQHYPSEIPFWFRVLCVPVEFKTAPMYESIGNAIGRTVAVDVEHSRVQVVVDAFKELCFETTVDFAGGEFYESEEAPVSLRYEKLFGYCYICFSLCHKDEECPLHE; via the coding sequence ATGAAGCAGGATATGAAGGCGCTGATCACGAATCTCCCAAAGATATGGAAGTTGGAGGATCATGTAGTAGGAACGGATTTGGGTTTTGGGAAATTCCAGTTTGTCTTTGAGAAAGAGGAAGATATGGATGGAGTTTTAAACTTTCAACCGTTTCATTTCGATTATTGGATGCTTTGCTTGGCTAACTGGCAACCAAAGAAATCTCAGCATTACCCGTCGGAAATTCCGTTTTGGTTCCGGGTTCTATGTGTTCCGGTGGAGTTCAAGACGGCACCTATGTATGAGAGTATTGGAAATGCTATAGGAAGAACGGTGGCGGTGGATGTGGAGCACTCACGAGTTCAAGTGGTGGTGGACGCGTTCAAAGAACTATGTTTTGAAACCACGGTGGACTTCGCAGGTGGGGAGTTTTATGAAAGTGAGGAAGCTCCGGTCTCATTGCGATATGAGAAATTATTTGGTTATTGCTACATCTGTTTCAGTTTGTGTCACAAGGATGAGGAATGTCCTCTACACGAATAA
- the LOC106339860 gene encoding probable protein S-acyltransferase 22: MKISPSSLARFNAEEVSKAAAEARKKFKIIQPVLKKEHPFVGSQARSISFRMFSAKFESVNSNGKQGRQIKRIRLPAEPLMNVQTGVAMETSTNSGLAPLHLDVRSAFQTSRAMSESGGVMVTSSPESSLESHDIHPFLECRLKQNGQCSMDFGLMGQKRGQHQQQSMMMLMLLSTSTSDNHRILEAFYGWSRADGLVKKSL; the protein is encoded by the coding sequence ATGAAGATCAGTCCATCTTCTCTAGCGCGTTTCAATGCAGAAGAAGTTTCAAAAGCAGCAGCAGAAGCAAGGAAGAAGTTCAAAATTATCCAGCCAGTGTTGAAAAAGGAACATCCGTTTGTTGGGTCACAAGCAAGAAGCATCAGCTTTAGAATGTTCTCAGCAAAATTTGAATCTGTTAACAGTAATGGGAAACAGGGAAGGCAAATCAAGCGCATACGGTTACCAGCAGAGCCGCTGATGAATGTTCAGACAGGAGTAGCTATGGAGACATCAACTAACTCAGGGCTAGCTCCTCTTCATCTAGACGTAAGAAGCGCGTTTCAGACAAGCCGAGCCATGTCAGAGTCAGGTGGTGTTATGGTGACATCTTCACCAGAGAGCAGCTTAGAATCACACGACATTCACCCTTTTCTAGAGTGTCGTCTGAAGCAGAACGGTCAGTGCTCAATGGATTTTGGTTTGATGGGTCAGAAGAGAGGACAGCACCAACAACAATCCATGATGATGTTGATGCTATTGTCAACGTCTACAAGTGATAATCATAGAATCCTTGAGGCATTCTATGGCTGGTCACGTGCAGATGGATTGGTCAAGAAAAGTCTTTAA